The window CGCGGCGCGGCAAAATGTCCTTGAGTATGTTTTGCCCTTATTCTTGGAGAGAGAGGACGGAAAGGCTGGGGAGGATGGAGGTGTTGAGTCGTCTTCGCTGTTAACAAGGCCGAAATGGAATGTGTAATGCATTCTCTATATTATATCATATCTCACGGAGAAAAAAATGCTTTATCCTTGGAAAGATGAATACAGCGTAGGAGTTTCACGTTTTGATAACCATCATAAAAAGCTTTTTGATATTGCCAATCAGCTGCATGAGATGATGAAAAGCGGAAAAGGTGAGGATGTTATTGAACCTGTTCTCAGAGAACTGATTGATTATACCAAATACCATCTTGCCGAAGAAGAAAAAACGATGGAAAGAATTGGGTACTCCAATATCACCAATCATAAGCGAGCCCACATCATTTTTAGCGAACAGCTTAATAGTGCCATGCTTGAAATAGAAAAAGGGCGGACTACCTTTGTGGTGATCAAGGTTGCGCGAACGGTTATTGACTGGTTGATTGACCATATTTTCGGTATTGATAAAAAGTACACTGCTGAGATGAACGCAGCTGGGATAAATTGATAATCCATCAGAGAACCGTCAGTTGGGTTGTCTGAAATTTTTTTCCAGATGTTATGGGGCAGTTTTCAGGCATTCTTGGTGATTGCCCCGATTTTTTGAGTGAATTTCCGGTATTAAGAACGCCGGATTCGTTTCCCTGTTTCAACTTCTGCAGCATTGCTGTAGACAGCTGCTCGGCTCTTTGTTCCGCCCGATTCCTGAGGCTGTGTCTTAAACTGAGACGGAGCGAGGCGGAAGTGTCGCTCTACTGCTTCTCATTTACGACTCTTCACTCCTATGCAAAGCGAAAGCGTTCCCTTTTACAGGCGACTCCGTTTCAGCATGATGCTTACAGTTCTGGTTTTGGTCACGTTGATCAGCGGAACCAGTATCCTGATAAGCTATTATGTGACCGGTCAGAAAATAGAAAGGGACGTTACAACAGAATTTTTCAATACGGAAAGGGTTGCGAACAGCTGCTTCGAGCTGTTCGGTCGTCAGTTGCTGTTCGCTGCCAAGAGTATGGGGGATGAGCTTATCATCGCGCAGATGCGGGACGCTGGCGGAGAACAGTCGTTGACCGCGCAGTTTCGCTCTCTTCAGGGAAAAAAGAGCGGTGATGTTTTCTTTTTGACGAATACTGTCGGCGACGTTATTTCCTTTTCCGAAAAGAACGGTTATATTGCCGAGCTGTTAGCCCGCAATCAGGCTGTTCGGGAGGGAATAGCGACAAAGGAGTCGTTCGGCACCATTTTTATGATTGATTCCGACAGAGGCACGGACCCGCAGGAACGGAAACTTTTTTATATGATTTCCGCTGTTCCTGTTATGCTGCCGTCTTCATCACAAAACTTTTTTGTTTTCAGCTGTTATCGCATGGACAACTCTTTCCTGTTGCGTTTCCCCATATATTCTCACATGGATATAACGCTTGTCAGTGATAACAGTGTTGTTGCAACGACGCTTTCGCCTGAGGGTATCCTTAAGGAGAGTGATGATGCTCCACCGTATAAATCATCCGTGCTGTTGCCCGGTGCTATTGATTTCATACATGAAAGCTCTTTTTTTAGAGAAAAAATGTATGTGAAAATTAAATATATTCCGGGGATGGAAAACAGCACAACCAGCTTTATTATTTTTTCTCATCCATCTAGGCTGGTTCTAGCCACCAAAAAAGAATTCGGGCAACACTTTATAATTATTCTTTTTGTCGGGCTCTGTTGCTCCGTTATGCTGATTTTTTTCATTACAGGATCCGTTCTCAATCCTATTAAAGAGCTGAATCAACTTGTGCATAAGATCAGCGAGGGGGATTTGAACAATAGAATTGAGTCCAGCGTGACCAACGAGTTTACACCGCTGATTAATCAATTCAATAATATGCTGAATCTGATTCAGCGGAAAGATGAAGAACTCTGGGATATTGTTGAGGCGAAGACAACAGAACTTCGGCAACGAAATGTTTTTATAGATAATCTCCTTAGATCCTCACAGGTTATGGGGATTGTGGCAACAGATATGAATTTGGTTGTCACTTATTTTAATCCTGTTGCCGAGAAACTTTTCGGTTTCAAGTCCGAGAATGTTGTTGGAAAGAAAGTAACTGAATTTCATCCGCATATAAAAAACCGTGAGGAACAGTTCAATATTTTAATCGATAATGCGCTGCGAAAAGGGTCGCATACCTTCACAATAGGGACATCGGATTTCTTCTACGATAATGACGGAGTGACCAAGGAGGAAGAAAAAGGGGGCAGGAAGCAACGTACCATTGAGGTCTATCTTTCACCTATTAAAGCGAAGAGCGAGCAGGGCCGTGAGATTGCCAGCGGACTCATGCTGATGGCGCAGGATATCACTGCTGCTCGGCGGATGGATGAGCGCCTCCATTCGGCTCTGGCTGAGTTGAAGGTTATCTTGGATAATACCATGCTCGGGCTTATCCTGGTCCAGGACGAACGGATTATTCGGGTGAATACCACTTTTGAAAGTATGTTCGGCTACTCTTTTGATGAGATAGTGGATATGCCTTGGTCTCATTTTCGATCAGCTATTTTTGCCGGAAAAGAAGCCGAATGCTGGGACGGTAGCGGGCGGATGTTTTCTATGGTGAAAAAGACAGATCCTGGAGTCAGAGAGCAGCAACCCTTTTGGAGCAAGGTTCGTCAGGTTTCTATCGGGAGTGACAGGCGGAAAGAAAGCAAAAGAGAGCTGTACCTTTTTGAGGACATGAGCAGTCAGAATGAGATGTTTGAAAAAATACAACGTCTCAGTCAGGCTGTGGAGCAAAGTTCGAATTCGGTTGTTATTACAGGTATTGACGGAGTTATAGAGTACGTTAACAGAACCTTCGTCAGTACAACCGGATATAATGCCCATGAAATTATCGGTCAAAGTTTGGAGATATTGGCACCCAGCAAGGCCGAGACTGATGTGTATAAAAAAATGTGGTCTACTGTTCGCGCAGGTGACGAGTGGACTGGGGAACTCGTCAATAAAAAGAAGGACGGTGCTTTTTATGAGGAAAATGTTGTCGCTTCTCCGATTCGTAACGAAGAAAATGAGATAACCCATATTATCGTTACAAAAGAAAATATAACGGACTTGAAAAAGGCTCGGCAACAGGCGGACAGTGCTAATAAGGCAAAGAGTGAATTTCTCGCCAATATGAGTCATGAAATTCGTACCCCTATGAATTCTATTATAGGAATGACGGAACTTCTTCTTGAAACGAAATTATTTCCTGAACAAAAAGGCTTTGTTGAGAATGTAAACAGCTCAGCTAGTGTCCTTTTATCGCTTATTAATGATATTCTTGACTTTTCAAAAATAGAGGCAGGTAAATTGGAACTAGATTATCGGCCTTTTAGGCCACGTAAACTCGCCGAAGAGGTTGTTGGAACATTGAAGATCTTGGCGGAGCAAAAGGGAATTGAGCTTCGCCTGAACGTTGTCAATGATGATGACTGTTACCCGCAGGGAGATTCTTTGCGGATTAGGCAGGTCTTGCTTAATCTTGTCGGTAACGCTATCAAATTTACTCATCAGGGGAATGTAACGCTTGAGATTAATATCCGCTCCACCCATGCAAATTACTGCTCAGCAAGTTTTACGATCAGTGATACAGGTATCGGTATTTCTCAAGACCAGCAGGAGAATATCTTTGCTAATTTCACCCAGGCTGACAGTTCAATTACCCGAGATTTTGGGGGGACTGGCCTTGGTCTTGCCATCAGTAATCGTCTTCTCCAGCTGATGGGAAGTGAAATTTATCTGAAAAGCACCTTAGGGATCGGGAGTATTTTTTCTTTTAATCTGTTGCTGGAAGAGGCTGAACATCCGGTAACAGGCATAGAACAACAGCAGGAAGTGCCAACTTCCTCCAAGCAATGTCTTGATGTTTTATTGGTTGAAGATAATCCGGCAAATCAACGACTTGCTGTGATCATTCTCGAAAAACAAGGGCAGCAGGTCACAGTGGCCAATAATGGTCTTGAGGCTCTTTCATGTTTAAGCCGTCAGCATTTTGATCTTATTTTTATGGATATGCAGATGCCGGTTATGGATGGCTTGACAGCCACCCGCTATATACGGCAGGTTGAGCAGGGCGTAGCAATTGATTTGCCAGAGCTTGATGCTGTCTCGGATCAGCTTCATAATCGTCTCGTAGGCGAACACGTGTATATTGTTGCTGTCACAGCCAATGCTATGTATGAAGATCGGAAACAATGCCTTGAGGCTGGGATGGATGAGTATCTCAGTAAGCCCTATAAGAAATATTCTCTTCTGAAGATATTGCATAAATTTGATGATAAGGGGGGGGTAACTCAAGTCTCTTCCCCACTGCCGAAAGAGGAAGAGAGTATGACCTTAGTATCATGGGATGAAGTGTTGCAACATCTTATGAAACAGTTTGAACTGGAACGGGAAG is drawn from Candidatus Electrothrix rattekaaiensis and contains these coding sequences:
- a CDS encoding bacteriohemerythrin, producing the protein MLYPWKDEYSVGVSRFDNHHKKLFDIANQLHEMMKSGKGEDVIEPVLRELIDYTKYHLAEEEKTMERIGYSNITNHKRAHIIFSEQLNSAMLEIEKGRTTFVVIKVARTVIDWLIDHIFGIDKKYTAEMNAAGIN
- a CDS encoding PAS domain S-box protein, with product MMLTVLVLVTLISGTSILISYYVTGQKIERDVTTEFFNTERVANSCFELFGRQLLFAAKSMGDELIIAQMRDAGGEQSLTAQFRSLQGKKSGDVFFLTNTVGDVISFSEKNGYIAELLARNQAVREGIATKESFGTIFMIDSDRGTDPQERKLFYMISAVPVMLPSSSQNFFVFSCYRMDNSFLLRFPIYSHMDITLVSDNSVVATTLSPEGILKESDDAPPYKSSVLLPGAIDFIHESSFFREKMYVKIKYIPGMENSTTSFIIFSHPSRLVLATKKEFGQHFIIILFVGLCCSVMLIFFITGSVLNPIKELNQLVHKISEGDLNNRIESSVTNEFTPLINQFNNMLNLIQRKDEELWDIVEAKTTELRQRNVFIDNLLRSSQVMGIVATDMNLVVTYFNPVAEKLFGFKSENVVGKKVTEFHPHIKNREEQFNILIDNALRKGSHTFTIGTSDFFYDNDGVTKEEEKGGRKQRTIEVYLSPIKAKSEQGREIASGLMLMAQDITAARRMDERLHSALAELKVILDNTMLGLILVQDERIIRVNTTFESMFGYSFDEIVDMPWSHFRSAIFAGKEAECWDGSGRMFSMVKKTDPGVREQQPFWSKVRQVSIGSDRRKESKRELYLFEDMSSQNEMFEKIQRLSQAVEQSSNSVVITGIDGVIEYVNRTFVSTTGYNAHEIIGQSLEILAPSKAETDVYKKMWSTVRAGDEWTGELVNKKKDGAFYEENVVASPIRNEENEITHIIVTKENITDLKKARQQADSANKAKSEFLANMSHEIRTPMNSIIGMTELLLETKLFPEQKGFVENVNSSASVLLSLINDILDFSKIEAGKLELDYRPFRPRKLAEEVVGTLKILAEQKGIELRLNVVNDDDCYPQGDSLRIRQVLLNLVGNAIKFTHQGNVTLEINIRSTHANYCSASFTISDTGIGISQDQQENIFANFTQADSSITRDFGGTGLGLAISNRLLQLMGSEIYLKSTLGIGSIFSFNLLLEEAEHPVTGIEQQQEVPTSSKQCLDVLLVEDNPANQRLAVIILEKQGQQVTVANNGLEALSCLSRQHFDLIFMDMQMPVMDGLTATRYIRQVEQGVAIDLPELDAVSDQLHNRLVGEHVYIVAVTANAMYEDRKQCLEAGMDEYLSKPYKKYSLLKILHKFDDKGGVTQVSSPLPKEEESMTLVSWDEVLQHLMKQFELEREDAQTVLSTYAESLAQGLVDLRKHMESGDGTEGGRHAHAMKGGLLNLGLSHLAETAFVLEKELPKEIEKSHFALLKKLAEALKGLTA